A genomic stretch from Sulfobacillus thermosulfidooxidans includes:
- a CDS encoding transposase, with product MGAVDAQRVQAAQDRAATFVLITNLPASSFDARRLLEEYKGQTVIEHRFRFVKDPAFVDALYVHKPERVEALGYVLLLAALVLSLIERRARQAPPLPTPTRGLLARPTGQEVLHHLRGLIVVPLDAQTRQLFVPAVHTQSVAAILAALGFTDTIYTQVPPRPSG from the coding sequence ATTGGGGCAGTCGATGCGCAACGCGTGCAGGCGGCACAGGACCGGGCGGCGACGTTTGTCTTAATCACCAATCTGCCGGCCTCCTCCTTTGATGCCCGCCGATTACTCGAAGAATACAAAGGCCAGACGGTCATCGAACACCGTTTTCGCTTTGTAAAAGACCCGGCCTTTGTGGATGCGCTCTATGTGCACAAGCCGGAACGGGTGGAAGCCCTAGGTTATGTGCTCTTGCTCGCCGCGTTGGTGCTCAGTCTCATCGAACGTCGGGCCCGGCAGGCCCCGCCCCTTCCCACGCCGACTCGCGGTCTGTTGGCGCGGCCCACCGGGCAGGAGGTGTTACATCATCTGCGCGGACTGATTGTCGTGCCGCTGGATGCCCAGACCCGTCAACTCTTTGTTCCGGCGGTTCATACCCAATCGGTGGCGGCCATTTTGGCCGCATTAGGTTTTACGGACACGATTTACACGCAGGTGCCCCCTAGACCCTCGGGATAA
- a CDS encoding putative bifunctional diguanylate cyclase/phosphodiesterase, producing the protein MGQGWSIKDAWDDHNANHEYPLRWDPQLFGVVDDVRVFADLLGWNPRYQQVFSALPWETIAQEAVERFYARIQQIPELDRLIRERTTYDRMQVLLGEHLERLRDDPHDLKAITYAETVSLRHLARGIYGPQFQAAYALLMSEILNASRQGSTYTTWSEQDDAIFRRMVIEMFVMTATQVAFTSRHDGLTQLPNRDFTEERIQDWMSEGKPFTVIFADLNGFKPINDQYGHGTGDKVLQMVARRWRWRLHESDWIGRWGGDEFLIVCRDQRVSVSELVAQLRDALTVPIAVIPGHPLSVSASFGWAHYPQDGQDVDTLLQVADQALYAAKRARQSWLLNPIHPERSKAADGIAFVDEALRQDRVRVFYQPIIKAKSRTIWEWEALVRIEGADGVLYAPKDFLPAIAQHHLLRQLDDRVMRLVFQDMSEWHQHGWKGHVAVNLSYMDLRDPNLLALLESYHRQWPSVKPHALTFEILESALLVDMDPIKQTVAELDQRGYHFALDDFGTGFSSLVHLRELPIRQIKIDIQFVANWSTEPGRRLLQAILAFAKTLNVPTVAEGVENLEQRNALARWGVTAWQGYAISYPLPSRDVASWQPHFDDLMPDK; encoded by the coding sequence ATGGGACAAGGATGGTCAATCAAGGATGCTTGGGATGATCACAATGCCAATCATGAATATCCCCTGCGCTGGGATCCACAATTGTTTGGGGTGGTTGATGATGTACGGGTATTTGCTGACCTGCTCGGCTGGAACCCACGTTATCAGCAGGTATTTAGTGCCTTACCGTGGGAGACAATTGCTCAGGAGGCGGTTGAGCGGTTCTATGCCCGAATTCAGCAAATCCCTGAACTCGACCGGTTAATCCGGGAGCGGACAACCTATGACCGGATGCAAGTTCTATTGGGGGAACATTTAGAACGTTTACGTGACGATCCTCATGATCTCAAGGCCATCACCTATGCCGAAACCGTGAGCCTAAGACATCTGGCCCGGGGCATTTATGGGCCCCAGTTTCAAGCGGCCTATGCCTTGTTAATGAGTGAAATCTTAAATGCATCCAGGCAAGGCAGCACGTATACGACATGGTCCGAACAAGATGATGCCATATTCCGACGCATGGTCATCGAAATGTTTGTGATGACTGCAACGCAGGTGGCCTTTACATCTCGGCATGATGGATTGACGCAGTTACCCAATCGCGATTTTACGGAAGAGCGTATTCAGGATTGGATGAGCGAAGGCAAACCTTTTACGGTCATTTTTGCTGATCTCAATGGGTTTAAGCCGATTAACGATCAATATGGGCATGGGACTGGGGACAAGGTTCTGCAAATGGTGGCACGGCGCTGGCGCTGGCGTCTTCATGAGTCCGATTGGATTGGACGATGGGGCGGTGATGAATTCCTCATCGTGTGCCGAGACCAGAGGGTTTCTGTCAGTGAACTGGTCGCACAATTGCGGGATGCCTTGACGGTACCTATTGCTGTAATACCTGGGCATCCCTTGAGCGTCTCGGCTAGTTTTGGATGGGCTCATTATCCCCAAGACGGGCAGGATGTCGATACCCTGTTGCAGGTGGCGGATCAAGCACTCTATGCGGCGAAGCGTGCAAGGCAATCATGGTTGCTCAATCCTATTCATCCGGAGCGATCTAAAGCGGCCGATGGGATTGCTTTCGTGGATGAGGCCTTACGACAAGATAGGGTGCGTGTTTTCTATCAACCGATTATTAAGGCGAAATCCCGCACGATATGGGAATGGGAAGCTTTAGTGCGTATCGAAGGCGCAGATGGTGTGCTATATGCTCCTAAAGATTTTTTGCCGGCTATTGCCCAACATCATTTGCTACGACAACTGGATGACCGGGTTATGCGCCTCGTTTTTCAGGATATGAGCGAGTGGCACCAACACGGCTGGAAAGGACATGTGGCCGTCAACTTGAGTTATATGGATTTGCGTGATCCCAATCTTTTGGCGTTACTGGAGTCATACCATCGTCAATGGCCATCCGTCAAACCTCATGCACTTACCTTTGAAATTTTGGAGTCCGCGTTACTGGTCGATATGGATCCCATCAAACAAACGGTAGCTGAACTTGATCAACGAGGCTATCATTTTGCCTTGGATGATTTCGGCACCGGCTTTAGTTCGCTGGTTCATCTCCGTGAGTTACCTATCCGTCAAATCAAAATTGATATTCAGTTTGTAGCAAATTGGTCGACTGAACCGGGGCGCCGCCTGCTTCAAGCCATCCTGGCATTTGCTAAGACTTTGAATGTGCCGACCGTCGCTGAAGGGGTGGAGAATTTGGAACAGCGCAATGCTCTAGCACGCTGGGGAGTGACAGCGTGGCAGGGATATGCGATTAGTTATCCTTTGCCATCTCGTGACGTTGCCTCCTGGCAACCTCATTTTGACGATTTGATGCCAGATAAATGA
- a CDS encoding RNA-guided endonuclease InsQ/TnpB family protein yields the protein MRKRSNNKHATYFAKACGVARFAYNWGLAQWKRQYEAGEKPTQASLRRQLNAIKREQFPWMLEVTKNAPQMALIHLGNAFQRFFRGDAKSPTFKQKGVHDSFTLTNDQVAVSDKRIRIPHLGWGRMRETLRFSGTIMSATISRKADKWYVSITVDTEETPAMCENQAIVGVDLGVNRLATLSDGTFVTGAKPHKALLNRLRRLSRSLSRKQKGSKNRAKAQLKFAKLHAKIANIRHDALHKLTTCLVNQYGVIVVEDLNVKGMMANHRLARAVGDRGFHELRRQLAYKTAMRGGQLIIVDRWFASSKICSECGTKQKNMPLSIREWTCPECGTHHDRDVNAARNLMKWAVSSTVTACREDVRPAIAEAASTKQEFNVKATYA from the coding sequence GTGCGGAAGAGGAGTAATAACAAACACGCTACCTATTTTGCCAAAGCCTGTGGCGTAGCTCGGTTTGCCTACAACTGGGGGCTTGCACAGTGGAAGCGCCAATATGAGGCCGGTGAAAAACCCACGCAAGCTTCCCTTCGTCGGCAACTGAATGCCATCAAGCGTGAACAGTTCCCGTGGATGCTCGAAGTCACGAAAAACGCGCCACAAATGGCTTTGATTCACCTCGGTAATGCGTTCCAACGGTTTTTTCGAGGGGATGCGAAGTCTCCAACCTTCAAACAGAAAGGCGTTCATGACAGTTTCACGCTCACGAATGATCAGGTTGCCGTCAGTGACAAGCGTATACGTATTCCCCATCTCGGATGGGGACGAATGCGAGAAACCTTGCGGTTCTCTGGCACGATCATGTCTGCCACCATTTCCCGAAAAGCAGACAAATGGTATGTCAGTATCACGGTAGACACGGAAGAGACGCCGGCGATGTGCGAAAACCAAGCGATAGTCGGCGTGGATTTGGGGGTCAACCGATTGGCTACGTTGTCTGACGGAACCTTTGTGACAGGCGCAAAGCCTCACAAGGCCCTTTTGAATCGTTTACGTCGATTGTCCCGTTCGCTATCTCGCAAGCAAAAAGGCTCGAAAAACAGAGCAAAAGCCCAACTCAAATTCGCGAAGCTCCACGCAAAGATCGCCAATATCCGCCACGACGCACTGCATAAGCTCACTACCTGCTTAGTGAATCAATACGGCGTGATTGTCGTCGAAGATTTGAACGTCAAAGGAATGATGGCGAATCATCGTTTGGCAAGAGCTGTGGGAGACAGGGGCTTTCATGAGTTGCGTAGGCAGTTAGCGTATAAGACAGCAATGCGTGGTGGACAACTCATCATTGTGGATCGCTGGTTTGCCTCCAGTAAAATATGTTCAGAGTGTGGGACGAAACAAAAAAATATGCCACTGTCGATACGCGAGTGGACATGCCCGGAGTGTGGAACCCATCATGATCGAGACGTGAATGCTGCAAGGAATCTGATGAAATGGGCCGTGAGTTCCACGGTGACAGCCTGTAGAGAGGACGTAAGACCTGCTATTGCAGAGGCCGCCTCAACGAAGCAGGAATTTAACGTCAAAGCTACCTATGCGTAG
- a CDS encoding urea amidolyase associated protein UAAP2, which yields MSLIESPRKVEDAIYDRLLPSGEGWTYELQPGQVLRIIDLEGNQAVDTLFYDADNLEDHYSAVATITGQHNLYLTTGTVLRAESGKALMRIVADTCGRHDTIGGACSAQSNGVRYDRSLEWMHNCRDTFMLQLSRYDDRLQKRDLAPNINFFMNVPVAPDGSLEFADGISAPGRYVELESLAHTLVLISNCPQLNNPCNAYNPTPIRLVIWEN from the coding sequence ATGTCTTTGATTGAAAGTCCCCGTAAAGTGGAAGACGCCATTTATGACCGGTTATTGCCTTCAGGAGAAGGATGGACCTACGAATTGCAGCCAGGGCAAGTCTTACGGATTATCGATTTGGAAGGAAACCAAGCAGTCGATACCTTGTTTTATGATGCCGACAATCTTGAAGATCATTACAGCGCGGTGGCTACCATAACCGGTCAGCATAATTTGTATCTGACGACAGGGACAGTCCTTCGTGCCGAGTCGGGCAAGGCGCTTATGCGAATTGTGGCGGATACCTGCGGACGTCATGATACGATCGGTGGGGCCTGTTCCGCTCAAAGTAATGGGGTGCGTTATGATCGTTCGCTCGAATGGATGCATAATTGTCGAGATACCTTTATGTTGCAGCTATCGCGCTATGATGACCGCTTACAAAAACGTGATTTAGCGCCAAATATCAACTTTTTCATGAATGTTCCCGTGGCCCCAGACGGATCATTAGAATTTGCTGATGGCATTTCGGCCCCCGGCCGTTATGTGGAACTGGAGTCGCTTGCACATACCCTCGTCTTAATCAGCAATTGTCCTCAGCTGAATAATCCCTGCAACGCGTATAATCCCACGCCAATTCGTTTGGTGATTTGGGAAAATTAA
- the purU gene encoding formyltetrahydrofolate deformylase, with product MKGYRLLVACPDQPGIIAAISHVLARNGCNITSFDQYSEGPDGLFFMRAEFDLMANGEKGHEVLGKEFDRLAIEYHMQWRLTERDRAHHLAVLVSREDHCLNELLWQTEQGDIRAEIRVIISNHGDLRELAEHFRIPFYHIPVDPGQKAQSEEKVHQLVRDYRIDTLVLARYMQILTPEFVSHYPARIINIHHSFLPAFVGPKPYHQAYQRGVKLIGATAHYVTAELDAGPIIEQDVHRVDHRHQLDDFKRIGRQVERIVLARAVKWHVSDRVLVYGNRTIVFPI from the coding sequence GTGAAAGGTTATCGTTTATTGGTGGCTTGTCCTGATCAACCCGGCATTATTGCGGCCATTTCCCATGTATTAGCCCGTAATGGGTGCAACATTACATCTTTTGACCAGTATTCTGAAGGACCTGACGGATTATTTTTTATGCGGGCAGAGTTTGACCTGATGGCGAATGGTGAGAAGGGTCATGAGGTTCTCGGAAAGGAATTTGACCGTTTAGCTATTGAATATCATATGCAGTGGCGACTTACAGAAAGAGACCGGGCACATCATCTGGCAGTATTGGTATCGCGTGAAGATCACTGTTTGAATGAATTGCTGTGGCAAACGGAACAGGGCGATATTCGTGCTGAAATTCGGGTCATAATTAGTAATCATGGGGACTTGCGAGAACTTGCTGAGCATTTTCGAATTCCTTTTTATCATATTCCGGTCGATCCTGGCCAGAAAGCGCAAAGTGAGGAAAAAGTGCATCAGCTCGTCCGTGATTACCGTATTGACACGCTGGTTTTAGCCCGATATATGCAGATCTTGACTCCAGAATTTGTCTCGCACTATCCAGCGCGGATTATTAATATCCATCATTCGTTTTTGCCAGCTTTTGTGGGTCCCAAACCTTATCATCAAGCCTATCAGCGTGGAGTGAAGTTAATTGGGGCGACTGCTCACTATGTCACAGCAGAACTCGATGCCGGACCAATTATTGAGCAAGATGTGCACCGGGTCGATCACCGTCATCAGCTCGATGACTTTAAACGCATTGGCCGCCAGGTCGAGCGGATTGTTTTGGCTCGTGCTGTGAAATGGCATGTGTCGGATCGAGTGTTGGTATACGGGAACCGCACCATTGTCTTTCCGATTTAA
- a CDS encoding VIT1/CCC1 transporter family protein — MHQKASKKRKEEHLAGRAGWLRAAVLGADDGLVSVSSLMMGVAASGAGPGAIMTAGLAGLVAGAMSMAAGEYVSVSSQRDVELADRRREEEEQEEDPEGELRELTAIYQSRGLSRELAEQVAVALHAAGPLEAHLRDEIGQRPDTAAHPLQAGIASATSFFVGGLVPFLGMLGTSASSRVILIVAVTLIGLIGSGIFSARLSGTPPLRPALRLFLGGGAAMLITALVGQLVHVASL; from the coding sequence ATGCATCAAAAAGCCAGCAAGAAACGTAAAGAGGAACATTTGGCTGGGCGAGCCGGATGGCTACGTGCAGCCGTCTTGGGCGCGGACGATGGATTGGTCTCGGTATCAAGTTTGATGATGGGAGTCGCAGCGAGTGGCGCGGGTCCGGGAGCGATTATGACGGCAGGACTTGCCGGATTAGTGGCGGGTGCGATGTCCATGGCGGCCGGCGAATATGTGTCGGTGAGTTCCCAACGTGATGTGGAATTGGCCGACAGGCGCCGGGAAGAAGAAGAACAAGAAGAAGATCCTGAAGGCGAGTTGCGCGAATTGACGGCTATATATCAATCACGCGGTTTATCCCGGGAACTGGCCGAACAAGTGGCAGTGGCCCTTCATGCAGCAGGTCCCTTAGAAGCCCATTTGCGTGATGAAATTGGGCAGCGGCCTGATACCGCGGCGCATCCTTTACAAGCCGGGATTGCATCGGCAACCAGTTTCTTTGTGGGCGGACTCGTTCCTTTTTTGGGAATGCTGGGAACATCGGCATCTAGCCGAGTGATTTTGATTGTCGCGGTGACCTTAATCGGGTTAATAGGGTCGGGGATTTTCAGTGCGCGGCTGTCGGGCACGCCGCCTTTGAGACCAGCATTGCGGCTATTTTTAGGGGGAGGAGCAGCGATGCTTATTACGGCTTTGGTGGGACAGTTGGTGCATGTGGCTTCCCTGTAA
- a CDS encoding redoxin domain-containing protein, which yields MKKSYQKWVLFGLLPVAAFAGWGLSRIYHNAPSTQLTAAATEALAADGMTYVNKPAPNFQLLNAKGQPISLTQYRGKVVVLTFFDPVCWWDCPLEAQELVDMNHVLGPLASHVQIIAVDANPEFHSLKDIQAFDTEHGLNSVPNFTYLTSPSVSTLSRVWHNYYEYVHVPKYGMVQHADVFWLISPKGREVWLSNPTAQTKYIGGTAQLLATYVAKMLHQPLPELSSPGNNLGQGVWQPIGPSYALVGNGLTSWSISPYQGYRTVERSLTGGSTWQIVTPEAMTQRGGIEVAPTGVNSAWALVGAYGYQVDPVLRTTNNGGQTWSAPLIIPGPLPPHALHPLVATSQNTAWVISDHELLNTTTGGQKWVAVAHNAPWMPETSISLQPHQNLWLGGEIHSGSMAYLWSWNKNAFTRAPLPVPKSWENQNLLVMAPTWQSASQGETAIVRTDHGQEWLMWDRTSNGGKTWTRATAPLQIEGNPYAALSINGNAGYVLTASHHIDTWTWNQNTWHEGIAHLPTGTPVALDVANNGNVMVMTRQDQMTILWVSQNHGTTWVPHHLP from the coding sequence ATGAAGAAATCGTACCAAAAATGGGTCTTGTTCGGATTATTGCCTGTAGCGGCCTTTGCAGGATGGGGGCTGTCCCGGATTTATCATAATGCACCCAGTACCCAGTTGACAGCAGCGGCGACAGAAGCCCTGGCGGCCGATGGTATGACTTATGTGAATAAGCCGGCTCCTAATTTTCAATTGTTAAATGCCAAGGGACAACCCATTAGTTTGACCCAGTACCGGGGAAAAGTTGTTGTCCTGACATTTTTTGATCCCGTCTGTTGGTGGGATTGCCCGCTGGAAGCACAAGAATTAGTGGACATGAACCATGTCCTAGGTCCTTTAGCTTCGCATGTACAAATTATTGCGGTGGATGCTAATCCAGAGTTTCACAGTTTAAAGGATATCCAGGCTTTTGATACCGAACATGGGCTGAATTCGGTGCCCAACTTCACATATCTGACCTCGCCTTCAGTCTCCACCTTGTCTCGGGTGTGGCACAATTATTATGAATATGTGCATGTTCCAAAATATGGCATGGTCCAACATGCGGACGTTTTTTGGTTGATTAGTCCCAAAGGGCGCGAAGTCTGGTTGAGTAACCCCACCGCTCAAACCAAATATATTGGTGGAACCGCACAATTGTTGGCCACCTATGTGGCCAAAATGCTTCATCAACCATTGCCTGAATTATCAAGCCCAGGCAATAACCTGGGCCAAGGAGTCTGGCAACCGATTGGACCCTCTTATGCGTTAGTTGGCAATGGACTCACCTCGTGGTCGATTAGTCCCTACCAGGGGTACCGGACCGTAGAGCGATCGCTGACAGGAGGAAGTACCTGGCAAATCGTGACCCCCGAAGCCATGACTCAACGAGGAGGTATTGAGGTCGCACCGACCGGTGTCAACTCAGCATGGGCCTTAGTCGGAGCTTATGGATATCAGGTGGATCCTGTCCTTCGAACCACGAACAACGGGGGTCAAACATGGAGTGCACCTCTGATAATTCCTGGCCCTTTACCGCCTCATGCTCTTCATCCATTGGTGGCGACATCGCAAAATACGGCGTGGGTGATTAGTGACCATGAACTGTTAAATACGACTACGGGTGGTCAAAAATGGGTTGCCGTGGCCCATAATGCGCCCTGGATGCCGGAAACTTCGATAAGTCTACAACCCCATCAAAATCTTTGGCTGGGCGGAGAGATTCACAGCGGTTCCATGGCCTATTTATGGTCGTGGAACAAAAACGCCTTTACCCGGGCGCCATTGCCTGTACCCAAATCTTGGGAGAATCAGAACCTATTAGTTATGGCGCCTACATGGCAAAGTGCCAGCCAGGGGGAAACGGCGATTGTGCGGACAGATCATGGCCAAGAATGGCTAATGTGGGATAGGACAAGCAATGGCGGGAAAACCTGGACAAGAGCTACGGCCCCCTTACAGATTGAGGGCAATCCTTATGCTGCTCTCAGCATCAATGGGAATGCTGGCTATGTATTAACGGCGTCTCATCATATTGATACTTGGACTTGGAACCAAAACACATGGCATGAGGGGATTGCGCATCTACCAACTGGAACTCCTGTGGCGCTAGATGTCGCGAATAATGGCAATGTCATGGTGATGACGCGCCAAGACCAAATGACCATACTTTGGGTCAGTCAAAACCATGGCACGACATGGGTGCCGCATCATTTACCTTAA
- a CDS encoding CBS domain-containing protein yields the protein MKIRFIMDRDYLSGQPTDPVLVTQWLIKTSPHKMLYVTTSEGTLVGFIRLQDIQNVTGETLEEIMVPLSETTVVSPDDPTDFLGPLFDNHPDWSSIPVVDKGRLVGVVPREWNIFAHGTTHEDWHPRSLEQFQQQVFDAMYTGLIVVDHHGMTRILNPAGAEILEVDPATVVGKPYEELAQYMFSHVTDYLKISAIPLALMGAATRGERQLRLPNGRDVLFKFGTIHNAEGALQAILVTFMDITAQKHAEAVAQHQQQELEMAFALTLPNSKVEAKLKSSPEYQDVYDPNTKKARVTQVIPDGTYRHVINGLRIMAELKTIGVFQLVGIDKDTLVQAFIFHDVGKAQPRLQVGQIFVPQDAFEPGFLHAGRSADWARKDYHVSSDVEWIVRYHHTRESDLPGDFPSALKPMLRIFQLVDGLSAAITRRNAQIAPMTLAGSVLTIDEQNKDPRYDRRYQLSIYTGDIEILPRS from the coding sequence ATGAAAATTAGATTTATCATGGACCGGGATTATTTGAGCGGTCAGCCGACCGATCCCGTTTTAGTGACGCAATGGCTCATCAAAACCAGTCCGCACAAGATGCTTTATGTTACCACCTCTGAAGGAACTTTGGTGGGGTTTATCCGTCTTCAAGATATTCAAAACGTAACGGGCGAAACATTAGAGGAGATTATGGTCCCACTCTCCGAGACGACGGTGGTAAGCCCGGATGATCCGACTGATTTCTTAGGTCCTTTATTTGACAATCATCCGGATTGGTCTTCGATTCCCGTGGTCGATAAGGGGCGACTTGTCGGTGTTGTCCCTCGGGAATGGAATATCTTTGCTCACGGCACCACCCATGAAGACTGGCACCCTCGGTCTCTCGAACAATTTCAGCAGCAAGTGTTCGATGCTATGTATACAGGGCTGATCGTTGTGGACCATCATGGGATGACCCGCATACTAAATCCGGCAGGGGCTGAAATTTTAGAGGTGGACCCGGCTACTGTGGTTGGAAAGCCCTATGAAGAACTGGCGCAATATATGTTTTCCCATGTCACCGATTATTTGAAAATCAGTGCCATTCCTTTAGCGTTGATGGGGGCGGCGACGCGTGGAGAACGCCAATTGCGCTTGCCTAATGGCCGCGATGTCTTATTTAAGTTTGGAACCATTCACAACGCGGAAGGCGCATTGCAAGCGATTTTAGTGACGTTTATGGATATTACGGCCCAAAAGCATGCGGAAGCGGTGGCTCAACATCAACAACAAGAATTGGAAATGGCTTTTGCCTTAACCTTACCTAATAGCAAGGTGGAAGCAAAATTGAAATCCTCACCCGAATATCAAGATGTCTATGATCCTAACACGAAGAAGGCCCGCGTGACCCAGGTTATTCCCGATGGAACCTATAGGCACGTGATTAATGGTCTGCGGATTATGGCTGAGCTCAAAACTATAGGCGTATTTCAATTAGTCGGGATTGATAAGGATACGCTGGTGCAAGCCTTTATCTTCCACGATGTGGGCAAAGCCCAACCCAGGTTGCAAGTTGGCCAAATCTTTGTCCCTCAAGACGCTTTTGAGCCAGGATTTCTTCATGCGGGTCGGAGTGCCGACTGGGCTCGCAAGGATTATCATGTTTCGTCTGATGTCGAATGGATTGTTCGCTATCATCATACCCGTGAATCCGATTTGCCTGGGGATTTTCCCTCGGCGCTGAAACCCATGTTGCGCATTTTTCAATTGGTTGATGGTCTCTCCGCTGCCATTACCCGCCGTAATGCACAGATTGCGCCGATGACGTTAGCAGGAAGTGTGCTCACAATCGATGAACAAAACAAGGATCCTCGCTACGATCGTCGCTATCAATTATCTATTTACACGGGGGATATTGAGATTCTTCCCCGTTCATAG
- a CDS encoding YidH family protein, with product MTQDDRRLYYTDPRVLLANERSLLSWMRMALYLMGFAFLLSKAAVIDKVLDPGHQIQLLPMVRFGHMVGGMLSLMATFLEVVALVRYYRNMTRWHRAEDGRGSKAPTFFGSIILVWVVLLAIYLLS from the coding sequence TTGACTCAAGATGACCGCCGGTTATATTACACAGATCCCCGGGTTTTATTAGCTAATGAGCGCAGTTTATTAAGTTGGATGCGCATGGCTTTGTATCTCATGGGATTTGCATTTTTATTGAGTAAAGCTGCTGTTATCGATAAAGTGCTGGATCCTGGCCATCAGATTCAATTGTTACCCATGGTCCGTTTCGGCCATATGGTGGGCGGGATGTTGTCATTAATGGCAACGTTTCTTGAGGTCGTGGCATTAGTGCGCTATTACCGCAATATGACACGGTGGCACCGGGCCGAAGATGGTCGAGGTTCTAAGGCTCCAACCTTTTTTGGGTCCATTATACTGGTTTGGGTTGTATTACTAGCGATTTATCTTCTGTCTTAG
- a CDS encoding RtcB family protein, with translation MRSKDHPKSYYSCSHGARRRMNRNQAKKQCTIDDWIAQTSGVESRKDEAVLDEIPAAYKDVDAVMAAVSDLIELVVKLKQILCVTG, from the coding sequence GTGCGCAGCAAAGATCATCCCAAATCCTATTATTCTTGTTCCCATGGAGCAAGACGACGTATGAATCGCAACCAGGCGAAAAAACAATGTACCATCGACGATTGGATTGCTCAAACTAGTGGCGTCGAGAGCCGAAAAGACGAGGCGGTCCTTGATGAAATCCCTGCTGCTTACAAAGATGTGGATGCGGTAATGGCGGCCGTATCCGATTTAATTGAACTGGTGGTCAAACTAAAACAAATCTTGTGCGTCACAGGCTAA
- a CDS encoding urea amidolyase associated protein UAAP1 yields MQIIWSKTLRPGGKWSGIVGRGRLLRFTALEPGANLSMLLYNAWNPCERYNMPDTLKAQHTAFLTMGNVLMSDNGRVMASIVADSLGWHDTISGYTSRQDIDQKYGVTRYQDQRNDWLRSGQENFAVELVRNGLTLRDLVPPVNLFAKVSVDDDGQLIFHENHCPQGGQVTLRTDMDLLLILSNTPNPLDPRSIYPSTSIQLDIFPANPIEPDDICVTHCPENQRAFENTWEYYALRNS; encoded by the coding sequence ATGCAAATCATTTGGAGTAAAACCTTGCGACCCGGGGGCAAATGGTCGGGAATTGTGGGGCGCGGCAGGTTGTTACGCTTTACCGCACTGGAGCCTGGCGCTAATCTCTCGATGCTGCTCTATAATGCCTGGAATCCTTGTGAACGCTACAACATGCCAGACACATTAAAAGCTCAACATACCGCATTTTTGACAATGGGAAACGTGCTTATGAGTGATAATGGGCGGGTGATGGCGAGTATCGTGGCTGATAGCCTAGGATGGCATGATACGATTAGTGGGTATACCTCGCGCCAGGATATCGACCAGAAATATGGTGTTACTCGTTATCAAGACCAACGTAATGACTGGCTTCGCAGCGGTCAAGAGAATTTTGCTGTTGAACTGGTGCGAAATGGTTTGACATTACGGGACTTGGTGCCACCTGTCAATCTTTTTGCCAAAGTTTCGGTGGATGATGATGGCCAGTTGATATTTCATGAGAACCATTGTCCCCAAGGGGGCCAAGTGACTTTACGGACCGATATGGACTTACTGCTCATTTTATCCAATACGCCCAATCCTCTCGATCCCCGGTCCATCTACCCATCGACCTCTATTCAACTCGACATTTTCCCAGCAAATCCTATAGAACCGGATGACATTTGTGTCACGCATTGTCCGGAAAACCAAAGAGCTTTTGAAAATACTTGGGAGTATTATGCTCTACGCAATTCCTAG
- a CDS encoding YidH family protein: MALHSEDQAQKIAMYTDPRVLQANERTLLSWIRTGIALVTFGFVITKFGLLEYLVAPQFRAYLPRHIRIGPYLGATLSFFAVMVQGVAIVRYRRIFDGFHKGLNLIGAHTPMVLGIIMVFFSLVISIYLLF; the protein is encoded by the coding sequence ATGGCGCTACACAGCGAAGATCAGGCGCAAAAAATTGCGATGTATACGGATCCCCGTGTCCTGCAAGCGAATGAACGCACGTTATTATCCTGGATTCGTACAGGCATAGCGCTTGTCACTTTTGGGTTTGTGATTACCAAATTCGGCCTGTTGGAATATTTAGTGGCGCCACAATTCCGCGCGTATTTACCCCGGCATATTCGCATTGGTCCCTATTTAGGGGCGACCTTGTCGTTCTTCGCGGTGATGGTGCAAGGGGTGGCTATTGTTCGCTACCGCCGCATTTTTGACGGGTTCCACAAGGGTCTTAATCTTATTGGGGCCCACACGCCAATGGTTTTGGGCATTATTATGGTTTTTTTTAGTTTGGTCATTAGCATCTATTTGTTGTTTTAA